The Terriglobales bacterium DNA window GACGACGTGGTCCAGCATGCTGGGCCCCTTCGAGCTATAGCTGGCAATGGCATCGTCCACGCGCGTCTGCGTTCCCATGGTGCGCATGGCGCCGACGGTGATCACGTAGGGATCGTTGCCCGGCGAAGTGATGGTAGCGTAACCATTATTGTCGTTGGAGTTGTCGCGGCCATAGTTGCCGGCGGCGACGACCACGAAAATGCCCGCCTTCCAGGCTTGCTCTACCGCCTGCGTCAGCGGATCCGTCTTGTAGCTCTCATAGATTCCGCGCCCTAACGAGAGGTTGATGACGCGGATGTTGTACTGACTCTTGAGATTGATCGCGGTCTGGATGGCGTTGATCACTTCGCTGTCGGAGCCCGAACCGTTATTGTCCAGGACCCGCAGGTTGATCAAACGCACGCTCTGGGCAACGCCCTCATAAGTCAGGAAGCACGCGGAGCAGCTGGACTTGCCGCCATTGCCGGCGATGATGCCGGCGACGTGCGTCCCGTGACCGTAGAGGTCATCGGCCGTACCCTGTCCAGTGAAATCCTGGTTGTAAACCACGCGGCGCGCCAGGTCCGGCTGGGCGGTGCTGATGCCGCTGTCAATGACGGCCACGCCGATACCAGAACCGGTATAGCCGTAGCTCTGGGCGACGTCGGTGTTGACGGCGACGAATGCATCGGTATTACCGCTGTTCTTGACCACGCGGTCGGGAGAAACATAGGTAATCGCGCTGTCGTCCAAGAGCAGGCCGGGGATTCGGTTCGCGGGCAACGACATGGTCGCGCCCTTGACCAGGGGCAAGTTTTGCTTCACGGTCGCGCCGTGGTGCTTGGCCTTGGTGGCGTGCGTCGCGCTCGGTCCGTCGGCGTATTGCACAATGACGTTCACCAACCTGCCACTTGTCTGGTTGATGTCGTCTGCGACCTTCTTGCCCTTGCCGGCGGCAACGGCTGTGCTGTTAACCACGAACATGCAAGCCATCAACAGCGCGCCGACTTTGGTTCCCCAGGACCAACTGGACAATGTTTTCTTATCGCCGTTCATTATTTTCTTTCCTGCGCCTAGAGTTGCGCTCGGGTTTGTAGTGGCAGGATTCCGTCCAAACTTAAATTTAGCTAAGTGATTGAAAATGCAAGGTCCACGGGAGCGGTGCGGTCGGACATTGCAGACAAAATGTCCCGCTTCAACATCGATTCAGACAAAGTGGCACAAAGTCGCCCTGTCATGGCGCCCCCATCCCGCCGCCCCCACCGTCCTCGGGTCCTACGAGTACTTCTTCCAGACGTCCTCGAGTTACCACTAGTACTAAGGCGGAAAAAGGGGAGGGCTAAGACGTCCGGTCTAGCCGATCGCAGGTGACCTGGGTTATGCTGCATCAGCGCTTCTTCGTCTGACCTGTTTGGAAACCGCGCGGCGCTTGCATTGACACGCGAGAAGCTCGCCCGGGAACAGGCGGACGACCTTCCCAAACCACCGGCTGCTCCACTTCTAATCATTTTTCGGCGCTGTCCGCTATGACTCGTTTCGTCGGTTCGAATATGACGGGGTGATATGCGAATCGTTGCTCGACTGATCGGCTGCCTGCTCTTGAGCGTCCTGATCGTGTCGGTGCTGTCTTCCTACTACCAGGCGGAACGGGAAAGATATGTGCTGCGCCGGGAGTTGGAGAAGCGCGCCGACGTGCTGGCCGAGAGCCTGCAGGCGCGCGTCGAATCGATGTTGCATCGCGGCGATATCGCGGCGGTCGGGAAACTGGCACAGCGTTTTGCCGATAAGCAGCAACTCGCGGGCATCGTAGTCTATGGCGACGGCGAAAAACCTCTGGCGATCTCCAGCTCGCTGGCTGGTCTGATTCTGCGAAAGCCGGAGACGCTTTCTCGAACCCTGCTGGAGGATGCCGCGCGCGGACAATTCCTGCGCCTGGATGGACATCCGGTGCATTTCCGGGCGGTCCCGCTGCACGAAGATGACAGGGTAATTGGCGGGCTCCTGGTGGTGCATGACGCCAACAACATTGTTGCCGCCCGGCGGCAAGCGTGGCGCGACATGTCGGTGCGCTTGCTGGCGCAGATGCTGCTCATCGTCGTCGTCACCCTGGTGATGTTCCAGCGCAGCGTGGTCAAGCCGATTGCCCGCACCGCCGCGTGGATGCGCGAGCTGCGCCACGGCGGCAATCCCGGCGTCTCCGGACTTGCCGGATCCGACGTGCTCAAGCCGCTGGCCAACGAGGCGCACAGTTTCGCGCGCAGCCTGGCGGAAGCTCGCGCCTCGGCGGAGCAGGAAGCGCGGCTGCGCGAGGCGGCCGAGTCGTCATGGACGGCGGAACGCCTTGCCGTATCCCTGCGCACGCGATTGAAGGGCAGCCGCCTGTTCGTGGTTTCGAACCGTGAGCCGTACATGGACATTCGCAAGGGAAACACGGTGCAGACAATTGTTCCCGCCAGCGGCCTGGTCACGGCGCTGGAGCCCATCCTGCGCGCTTGCGACGGCACCTGGGTGGCGCATGGCAGCGGCAACGCCGACGCGGAAACGGTGGACGCGAACTTTTGCGTCCGCGTCCCCCCGGAGGACCCTCACTACACGCTACGGCGGGTGTGGCTGAGCCGGCAGGAAGAAGAACGCTACTATTACGGGTTTTCCAACGAAGGGTTGTGGCCGCTCTGCCACATCGCGCATACGCGGCCCACGTTTCGCGCCGCTGATTTCGAGGAATACAAGCGCATCAACGAGAGGTTCGCCAACGCGCTTTGGGACGAGATGCGCGACGTGGAGCAGCCCATCGTCATCGTCCAGGATTATCACTTCGCGCTGCTGCCGCGAATGCTCAAGCAGCGGCGTCCGGACGCGCGCGTCGGGTTGTTCTGGCACATCCCGTGGCCCAATCCGGAGGCCTTCGGCATCTGTCCGTGGCAGCGCGAGCTGCTGGACGGAATGCTAGGCGCGGACTTGGTCGGTTTTCATATCCAGGCGCATTGCGACAATTTCCTCGAGACCGTGGACCGGGTGCTGGAGTCGCGAATCGAGTGGGACCGGCGCAACGTGAATCGCGCCGAGCACATGACCATGGTGCGCCCGTTCCCCATCAGCATCGTGATGCCGCATGATGCGGGCTATTCGTCGGAGGCCAAGCCGCACGAGCAACAGGCCGCGTTGTTGAATGACCTGGGAGTGGACGCCATCTACATGGGAGTGGGCGTGGACCGCCTCGACTACACCAAGGGCATCGTGGAACGCCTGCTGGGCGTCGAGCGCTTTCTGGAAAAATACGAGCAGTACCAGGGGCGGTTCTGTTTCGTGCAAATCGGCGCGCCCAGCCGCACCACGATCCAGCGTTACCACGACTTCATGGACGAGGTAGCGGCGACCGCGGAGCGCATCAACCGCCGCTTCCGGAGCAGCAAGTGGCAGCCGGTCGTCTTCCGCAACACCCACCATACGCACGCCGAACTGGAGCGTTTTTACCGCGCCGCCGACGTCTGCCTGGTGACCTCGCTGCACGACGGCATGAACCTGGTGGCGAAGGAATATATCGCGTCACGACAGGATGACGACGGAGTGCTTGTCCTCAGCCCGTTCACCGGCGCCGCGCGCGAATTGCCGGACGCGCTCATCGTGAATCCCTATGACACGGAGAAACTGGCGGATGCCATCTACCAGGCTTTGGAGATGGACGGCTCGGAGAGGCAGGCGCGCATGCGGCGCATGCGCCAGGTGGTGCGCGAGCACAACGTGTACCGCTGGGCCGCCAACCTGATCGGCGACTTGTGCGAGGTGCGGCTCGATGCCGTGGCGCCGCGCAAGCACGCAGCCAAGGCGCTAGCCGCGAGTGTGGCGCAAGGCGTAGGCGGCGAGATCATTGTCGAGAAGCTGGTCGATGACCTCAACCACGCCGGCGCCATGGCCGCAGGCGGTGACCAGGTCGGCATTCCTCTTGATCTGCGGTAGCGCGTTGGCGACCGCCGCCGCACAGCCGCACGCCGCCAGGAGCGTAGCGTCGTTTTCGGCGTCGCCTACCGCCACCACGTTCGAAGGAGCGATGGCCAGCTCTCCGAGCGCCGCTTTGAGGCCCGTGCTCTTGTCGACCCCCGCCGGCAGGACCATCAGGGAGCCCTTGTTCAGCGCGATGTGAACGCCGGCAGCGAGATCGAGCTGGTGAATCGCGGCCGCGATTTCGGCGTGATGGGCGTCATCGCTGGCGATGATGGCCTGGCCCGTGGAAAAAGGAATGCCGCGCGCTCGCAGGGCCGCGATCAGAGCGGGATCGGGCGGGTCGCACAATAGGACCTCGCCGCCGGAAGAAGGACGGAACAGCAGCGCGCCGTTCTCGGCAACCACCCGGTCAAAGAGCGCTACCTCCGGAAAAACTTCTTTCAGGTCTGGAAGCTGGCGCCCGGTTACCAGCAAAAGCTTGCGGCCGGAATCGCGCAGGCGCCGGAGCGCCGGAATGACCACGCTATCAACGCGGCCATGCGTGGCCAGCGTCCCGTCGTAATCTGCGGCAAGGGCAAGAAAGCGCACAGAGGTTGAATGCAAGACCCGTTCCGATTGTAGATTGCCGGTTGTCGATTGGCGATTTTGATGATCGTTCAAATGCACCAGCATTTCCGATTGTCGATTGCCGATTGCCAATTGACGACTTGAGCGTGCACGTTTTCCGATAAGGGCGTTCAGGCTCCTTACATCCTGACAATTACATTGAGGGATGTCGAGTACATCGCGTAACCTCGCTGTTTGCATAAGAGGTCCCATGAGTGCTCAAGCAATCGAGAATCGGAAATGGTTTCGCTTTCGGGAGGTAAGAAATGGTTACTGCAAGCGCGTCGTGGACAGATGGCGAGCGATTCGTCGGCATAGCGAGCAGCGGGCACGCGATTGTGGTCGACGCGGGCAAGGACAAAACCGCGTCCAGCCCGATGGAACTGGTGCTGATTGGCCTGTGTGGATGCACTGCGAGCGACGTGGTCGGCATTTTGCGCAAGAAACGTGAGCCATTCACGCGCCTGGAAGTGAGCGCCGCGGCTGAGCGGGCGCCCGAGCCTCCGGCCGTCTACACCTCGATCAAATTGCATTATCGCGTTGCCGGGAAGGTCTCTCGGAAGGCGGTGGAGGACGCGGTCCGTCTGTCGAAGGAGAAGTACTGCTCGGTTTCGCAGATGCTGGCCAAGACGGCAAAGATCACGGTGGAGATCGAGGTGGCGGAGGAGTGACGACGTTAGCCACAAAGGACACAGAGGATGACAGGAGAACAAAGCAAGCCACCGATTCACGCTGATCGACACCGATCCAGAAAACAAACTGATCTGCGTGTATCTGCGTTCATCAGCGGCCCGGCTTTTGCCTCCGCGATTCCGACTTCGGTTCCTGACCGCCAGGTCAGCAATAATTTGCACCCTGCCGGACCTTTGCCGCGTCTTAAGCGTCCATGGCGAAAAAAGTTGTCATTTTCACCCAACCCGGTTGACCGCCCTGCCGCACAGTAAAGGCCTACCTCTCGGCGAGAGGTATCGAGTACGAAGACCGTGATGTGTCGGTGGATGCGGATGCGGTTGACGACTTGATCCACAAGTACCAGAGCCGCTCGACTCCCACGCTGGTGATCGGCGAAGAGGTGATGATCGGGTTTGATCCCGACCAACTGGATGCGCTGATGGCGGAATAGCAGCCGGTTTCAGGGATGAGATGAGGCACGGCGCGAGCCGTGCCTTTTGTGTTGCACCGCTTTCGGCGGATAGACTTTCGTATTCCGGCATGGCGTCGCAATCGAGATCCGAAATTGCAGGAGCGGGCGCGTCCCAGCCCGCTTCCATCCGCGGCTACCTGTTTATCGCCGCGGCGGCGCTGTGCTGGGGGATATCGGCGTCGCTGGGCCGGGCGGCGTTTACCGGCAGGCTGGTTACCGGGCAGGCGCTGCCGCCGATCGGTCCGCTGATCCTGGCGCAGACCCGAGTCACCCTCGCGCTGCTGGTATTGGCGCCGGTGTTGCTGGCCCGGCGGGGGCCTCCCGCACTCAGGATGTCGCGCGGCGATGTTGTGCGCGCGCTGCTGATCGGCGTGCTCGGGGTGGCCGCGTCGAATTACTTTTACTACCTCGCCATCCAGAAAACGAACGTTGCCACCGCCATCATCCTGCAGTACACCGCTCCGGTTTGGGTGCTGGTGTACATGGTCGCTCGCGGCGTGCAGAGGGCGACCGCATCGCGCGTGCTCTCTGTCGGCCTGGCGGTGGTGGGCAGCGCGCTCGCCATCGGAGTGGTGGGCACCGGGCAGTTCCGCATCAACCTGGTTGGGCTCGCCGCCGCCATGGCAGCCGCTTTCTCTTTCGCGTACTACAACATTTTTATTCCACCGCTGCTCACCCGGCACGACCGCTGGAAGGTGCTGCTCTACATCCTGATGGGTACGGCGCTGTTCTGGCTGGCGATGAATCCGCCATGGCGGGTCTTTGCCGAGCATTACTCGCAGGCGCAATGGGGTTTCCTGGCGCTGTTTTCCCTGACATCCGTGCTGCTGCCGTTCTCTTTTTATATTGCCGGTCTGCAATACCTCGATTCCACTCGCGCCGTCGTGACCAGCAGCCTGGAGCCGGTGTTTTCCATCCTGATCGCCGCCATTACCCTGGGCGAACTGGTGCGGCCGGTGCAGGTGATTGGCATCGTGATCGTGCTGACCGCGACGGTGCTGGTGCAGATGTCAGGGAAAGAGGAAATCGTCGAACCGATCGAATGAGTCATTCTCCCGCCCGCAGCTCCATACCTCGCGTTTCCGGCAGCAAGAGGACAGAAATGATCATCAACAGGTATGCCGAGAGCGCAAAAGTCGCGATTGCCGCTGCCAGCGAGACGCGGGCGCTGAGATAACCGACCAGCGCCGGGAACAGTGCCCCGATGCCGCGCCCGAAGTTGTAGGAAAATCCCTGTCCCGAGCCGCGCAACCGGCTGGGGAAAAGTTCGGTGAGAAATGCCCCCATGGGTCCGAATGATCCGGAGGCAAAAAAACCCAGCGGAAATCCCAGCAGCAGCATGATCCGATCGCCGATGGGCAACTTGGTGTAGGCCGCGACCGCGAGGAAGGAACAAGCGGCAAACAGGATCAGCGTGCGCCGTCGTCCCCACGTGTCGGTGAGCCACGCGCTTACCATGTAGCCGGTAAAGGACCCCGCAATCACCACCAGCAGGTACCCGCCGGTGTTCAACACCGAGAGGCGCCGCACGGTTTTCAAGTACGTCGGCAGCCAGGTGGTGACCGCGTAGTAGCCTCCTTGCGCACCGGTTGCCATCAACGAGGTGAGCAGGGTCACCCGCAGCAGTGTTGGCGAAAAAATCTCCATGAACCGGCTGCGCTCGCCGGACGCGTCCAGTTGCGCGCGCGTGCGGGTATAGACCTCCGGTTCGGGCACGTAGCGCCGGATATAGAAGACCAGAAGCGCGGGAAGAATTCCGATCCAGAACAGCGCCCGCCAGGCCAGCGGCACCGGCAACACGGAAAATAGCAGCGCGTAACACAGCGCCGCGATGCCCCATCCGATCGCCCACCCTCCCTGCACGGTTCCGACCGCCTTGCCGCGATGCTCGGCGCGAATGGTTTCGCCCATCAGCACCGAGCCAACCGCCCACTCGCCGCCGAATCCCAATCCCTGCAGACCGCGCGTGATCAATAACTGCCAGAAGGAATTGGTGAACCCGCTAAGGAAGGTAAAGACGGCGAACCACGCGATGGTGATCTGCAGCACACGAGCCCGCCCGTAGCGATCGGCGAGGAGCCCGGCGAGCCAGCCGCCGAGGGCGGACAGGATCAGCGTGGCTGACGCCAGGATCCCCGCCTCCCCCTTGCCGATGTTCCACATGGCAATCAGGCTGGGAATGACAAAGCTGAACACCATCACGTCCATGCCATCGAGCGCCCACCCGCCGAAGGTCGCCAGCAGGGTGGAACGCTCGTGGGGAGCGAGATCGAGCAACCAGGGCTTGAACGGGGCGCGCACGGCGCAGCATTACAACAAAGGCGCCGCCGATTGTCGATTGTGGAGATCAGCCTTATTCGTACCGCAGTGCTTCGATCGGGTCCAGGTTCGCCGCCCGGATTGCCGGGAGCATGCCGCTGGCCAGGCCCACGAAGGCGAGAATGGCGGTGGCAATCGCGACCACGCGCGGCTGGATCAGCAGGCTGATGTCAGCGGCTTCCGCGTGCGACGCGAGCGCGCTGTACAACGTAATCCGGCCGACCGTGAGCGACACGGCGTAGGACAGGATAATGCCGCAGATGCCGCCCACGGCGGTAATCACCAGCGCTTCGGCCAGGAATTGGAACAGGACATCGCGCTTGCGCGCGCCCAAGGCTTTTTCCATACCGATCTCGCGCGTGCGCTGGGTCACCGATACGAGCATGATGTTCATCAGCCCGACGCCGCCGATGCCGAGCGTCAGCGAGCCGATGAAACCCATGAGGATCTTGATGCCGAGCGTGATCATCTCGAATTGCGCGAGTTGCTTTTGCGCATCGAAGACGCGGACCGCGAGATGATCTTCGGGATCGAAGTTGTGCGCCAGCGCCATGGTCTGGCGGATGGTTTTGCTCACCTTGTCATGATCGAGGGCCTCGTAGTCGAGCCAGATGCCGCCGACGTAATGAATGTCCTTCAGCAAGCCCATCGTGGTGTAAGGAATGAAGACGGTTCGATTGATGTCGTTGTCGCCCTCCTGCATGCGCGCGCTCAGCACGCCGACCACCTCAAAAGTTACGCCGCCGGCCCGCAAGCGTTGGCCGACGGCCGGCGCTCCGGAGAACAATTTTTCTTTTGCCTCCGAGGCCAGCACGCACACGCGAGCGTGGCTCATGTTGTCCTCGTCGCTCAACAGGCGCCCGGATTCCAGTTGCAGGTTCCAGATGCTCTGCGCGGGCGGGTCGATGCCGTCCAGTTCGAGATTAAAGGCGCGTTCTTCGCGCTGCACGGGCACGGTAATTTCGTTGTAACGCGCCATGTGCCGCACCAGCGGCACCACGTTGCGCAGGCGCTCCAGGTCTTCGTCGGTGAAACGGACTTGCACGCCGGCCTTGTTGCCGCCGGCCTGCAGCGATGTGCGTCCGGGAAAAATGCCTACCGCCTTGGCGCCGAAATTCTCAAAGATGGCGTGGATGGCGCGGCCAAAGCCGTCCCCGTAGGCGAGCAGCAGCACCACGGTTGCGATGCCCCACGCCATGCCGAGCATGGTCAGCAAGGTGCGCCGCCGGTTGTAGCGCATCGCGCTGTACGCCATTTTGAGCAGGTCGCCGCTCATTCAGTCCTTTCGCAGTGCCTCGACCGGTTGCAGCAGCGCCGCCTTACGCGCGGGATACAGTCCAGCGATGATCCCCGCAAGCGCCAGGCTGCCGATGGCGATCGCCGCCGAGGAGGGCACGATCTTGGGCGTGTCCCAACCGGGCGGGGAGGGCAGCCTGCCCAGCATCGAGCACAATGCCGCCGCCGCGGCCAGGCCGATCCCGCCGCTGAGCACGGTCAAAAATGCTCCTTCGGCAAAAAACTGGAACATGACGCTGCGGTTGGTCGCGCCCAGGGCCTTGCGCAGGCCGATTTCCGGGGTCCGCTCCGCCACTGCCACCAGCATGATGTTGATGATCCCGATAGCGCCCAGGGCCAGCGTGACCAGTCCCACGGTGCCAAGGAACATGTCCATGGCATCGAAAATTTTCCCGATCATGTCGTAGGTCTGGATGGAATCCCACTCGTCGAAGGCGTCCCGATTGGTCCCATCGAAGTGGTGGTTGCGGCCGATGATCTTGTGCAGTTGCTGGCGGGCGAATTGATGCCGCTCATGCACCCGCGGCTGGTAGTTGATGAAGGAAATCGCGTCTTGCAGATCGCCCGTGTCCTTGCGCGGAAACAGCATGTGCATGGTTTCGAAGGGAATGAAAATGCGCAAGTTCAACTGGTTGTTGTCACCGTGGCCGATGCTGTCGAGGGTTCCGATCACATCGAAGCGCACACCGTTGAGCAGGATCGTGCTTCCCACCGCGGGCTGGCCTTGAAACAGGTTGCGGCGCGCTTCATCGCCGAGCACCACCACCTGGTGCCGCTCCGCGTTGTCGGCCTCGTTGATCCAGCGCCCCGCCTTGATCGGCATGTAGCGGATCTGGCTGAAATTTGGGGTCGTTCCCATCAACTGCCCGGAGGTGGAATAAAAATCGCTGACCGCGCGGACGTCGCCGCGCGAGATCACCGGCGCGGAGTTCCGGCACTCGGTGCACTCGCGAACCACATCCTGCCAATCGCGAATCGTGAGGTAGTACTGGCGCATGCCGTTGAAGTTTCCTTCCACGGCCGGCGCGCGCCCGCCCCAGATGAACAGGACGTCTTCGCCGAGAGTCGAAAGCTGCTTCTTCTGGCCGGTGCGGAAGCCTTCGCCAAGCCCCACCAGCAGCAGCAGCGAGCCTACTCCCCACGCGATTCCAAACATGGTCAGGAACGAGCGGGTCTTGTGCGACCACAGGGTGTGCAGCATTTGGACGAAGATGTCGAGCAGCAGGCGCATTCTGGTTGGACGCGAGGGGCACAGTTCTGTTACCGCCCCCTGCATTACATACGCCAGCGTATGCGGAAATGTTCCTTGGACGGACGTCCCGGCGGGAAATTTACAACGTTTTACAGCGGTGGAGACTCGATAACAGTTAACGCCGTCCCAGCAGCTGAAAATACTTTTTCGCCCTCCCCACGTCGCGTCCAATCTGCTCGCGCAGGGCCTCGACAGTCGGGAATTTCTGTTCGTCGCGCAGTCGCTTCAGGAAACAAAGCTCAACCTGGGTCTGCGCGGTCAGCGTGATGGGATGAAAATTGAGCAGGTGGCTTTCAATGGCGAAGGAATCCGGCCCGAAGGTCGGGCGCACGCCCACGTTGGTCACGGAATCAAAGGTCTCGCCGTTCACCGCCGTGCGCGTGATGTACACGCCATTGCGCGGGATCATCTCGTCATAGCGGCTCAGGTTAATGGTGGGCACGGTGTACTTCTGGCCATATCCGCGCCCGCGTCCCGGCGTCGAGAAAATGTTGAACACGCGCCCCAGCAGGTGACGCGCGCGGCTGACCTCTCCCGCGCCCAGCAGTTCGCGAATGCGGCTGCTGGAGACCACTTCGCCGCGAATCGTGAGGGCGGGATAGATTCGCACTTCGAAGCCGAACTCGCGACCGATCTCCGCCAGCCGCTCCACATTGCCCTGCGCGCGATGCCCGAAATGAAAGTTAAACCCCTCGTGGACCTCGCGAGCGCGCAGACCCCGCAGCAGCACCTGCTCGGCAAACTCCAGGGGCGTCATCAATGACAGGTCGCGGGTGAAGGGAAGCAGCAGCACGGCGTCGATGCCTGTCTCCTCCAGCAGTCGCAGTTTCACCGGCACGGGCGTCAGCAAACGCGGAGCAACGTCAGGGCGGAGGATGCGCGTGGGGTGCGGATCAAAGGTGACCACTACCGACGCGCACTTGGTTTCTTGCGCGCGTCGCACCAGTTCGCCGAGCACCCGCCGGTGGGCCATGTGAACGCCATCGTAGTTGCCGACCGAGACGATGGTCGGCCCCAGCTCGCCGGGAAGCTCATCGAGATGGCGATAGACTTTCATTCCCGGCCTTCCTTCAAATCTCGAACTCAAGCTTCAGGCCGTCGTGTGACAAGCGCACGTGCGGCGGCAGGGCGGAGTTGGTTGCTTCGTGCCCGAGGTCATGCGAAATGTGGGTGAAGAATGCGCGCCGCGGGTTCAGTCGCTCGATCAATTGCAGGGAATTGGCGACGGTGGAATGCGTCGGATGAGGCTTGTGGCGCAACGCATCGAGGAACAGGATGTCGAGCCCGCGCAGCCGCTCCAGCGACTTCTCCGGAATCTCGCTGAAATCGGTGAGGTAGGCGGCCGTTCCGAAGCGAAACCCGCAAATTTCCGCGTCGCCGTGCAGGATCGCGATGGGATCGAAGCGCGCGCCGTGCAATTCCAGCGGCCCATCCAGGGTATTCAGTTCCACCTGCGCAATGCCGCCGAACTTGTAGTCGCCGGAAAAAATGTAGCTGAACATCTCGCGAATGCGCGGGATCGCCGACGGCTGCGCGTACAGCGGAATCTTGCCGGCGCTGTGAAAGGTGAGCGGGCGCAGGTCATCGAGTCCCAGGATGTGATCGGCGTGCGCGTGGGTGTAGAGCACGGCATCGAGTTGCCGGATGCCTTCGCGGATGGCCTGCTGGCGGAAGTCGGGCGTGGAATCGATGAGCACGCGGCGTTCGCCATACTCCACCAGGATCGAAGGCCGGGTGCGGCGGTCGCGCGGGTCCGGAGAAGTGCAGACCGCGCAGCGGCAGCCGATCGTGGGCACGCCCATCGACGTGCCGCTGCCGAGCACGGTGAGGAGGGCTTTCATTTTAAGTTGATGCCGCCGGGCGGCGGGGGTGCGCCGGGCGCCTGCGGGCCGCGAGCGATCGCATTCGTTACCTCGACATAAGCCATGCGCAGCTCGTAGAGGACGTTTTGCATCAGGTTGTCCTCCACCGCCGTCAGGTTCCCCTTCGTCTTTTCGGAAAGCATGCCGAGCGTGTCGATGGTCTGCCGCGCGCCCACCAGGTCCACGCCCGCGTGTCCGCCCTGCTCGTGGACCAAGCCCAGTTGCATGAGAGCGCTCATGTACAGCGAAGCAATGAAACGCTCAAAATTCACCTCAAAGTCCTGCAGGCGCCGGCCGCCCAACTCCGACTGGATCTGCGCGTCCAGCTTCTTCGAGGACTCCTTGAAGGCATCGTGCTTCGCCTGGCGCTCGGAGGCGCTCGGCGGCGGCGGGACTTGCTGTTCGTCCTGCTGCGGAAATCCAGGCCGCGGCTCCGGCGCTGCGCTCTTCGTCGGCTCCGCCGGATGTATTTCCGGGGCCGGTTCGGGCGGCGCGTTAGTCTCACCCTCGACGGTGAATCGGCGGCGGTCGGTGACGGTGAATTCGGGTTCTCTCTTATCAGCCATAGATGTCGCCTGCTGCGGAACTGGGGAATCGCGGAATTGAGGAAGTTGAAAAACCAATTCCACAATTCGGCAATTCTAAAATGTACATCAGGCTGCCAGTTCCTTGTACGGGAGCAGCCGAACGACGGCGCGCGCGCCGTTGACGCTGAGTTCCGCGCCGGGATTGCGCGCCTCCGTCCGCAGGTAACCGAGCGCCACCGTGCGGTCGCCATGATTGCCGGGGACTGCCAACGCGCTGGTGATCTCGCCAACCTCTTTGCCGTCCTGCTGGATCTTGGTTCCCGGCGCAGGCGGCGGACCATCGACTTCAAATCCGGTCAGCTTGCGATGCAGCAGCGCCCGCGAGTGCACGCGCTCGACGATTTCCTGCCCGATGTAGCAGCCTTTCCTGAAATTGAGCGCCTGCTCCTGGTCGGATTCCTGCGGCAGGTAGCGCTCGCTGATGTCGGGTCCATACTGCGGGATGCCGGCGGCCAGCCGGAACATCTCCAGCGCCTCGCTGCCGGCGGGCTTGGCGCCGCCGCGCACCAGCGCATCCCAGACCGCAGCGGCACTGGCGGGAGCGAGCCA harbors:
- a CDS encoding ABC transporter permease, whose protein sequence is MSGDLLKMAYSAMRYNRRRTLLTMLGMAWGIATVVLLLAYGDGFGRAIHAIFENFGAKAVGIFPGRTSLQAGGNKAGVQVRFTDEDLERLRNVVPLVRHMARYNEITVPVQREERAFNLELDGIDPPAQSIWNLQLESGRLLSDEDNMSHARVCVLASEAKEKLFSGAPAVGQRLRAGGVTFEVVGVLSARMQEGDNDINRTVFIPYTTMGLLKDIHYVGGIWLDYEALDHDKVSKTIRQTMALAHNFDPEDHLAVRVFDAQKQLAQFEMITLGIKILMGFIGSLTLGIGGVGLMNIMLVSVTQRTREIGMEKALGARKRDVLFQFLAEALVITAVGGICGIILSYAVSLTVGRITLYSALASHAEAADISLLIQPRVVAIATAILAFVGLASGMLPAIRAANLDPIEALRYE
- a CDS encoding ABC transporter permease, whose translation is MRLLLDIFVQMLHTLWSHKTRSFLTMFGIAWGVGSLLLLVGLGEGFRTGQKKQLSTLGEDVLFIWGGRAPAVEGNFNGMRQYYLTIRDWQDVVRECTECRNSAPVISRGDVRAVSDFYSTSGQLMGTTPNFSQIRYMPIKAGRWINEADNAERHQVVVLGDEARRNLFQGQPAVGSTILLNGVRFDVIGTLDSIGHGDNNQLNLRIFIPFETMHMLFPRKDTGDLQDAISFINYQPRVHERHQFARQQLHKIIGRNHHFDGTNRDAFDEWDSIQTYDMIGKIFDAMDMFLGTVGLVTLALGAIGIINIMLVAVAERTPEIGLRKALGATNRSVMFQFFAEGAFLTVLSGGIGLAAAAALCSMLGRLPSPPGWDTPKIVPSSAAIAIGSLALAGIIAGLYPARKAALLQPVEALRKD
- a CDS encoding bifunctional riboflavin kinase/FAD synthetase is translated as MKVYRHLDELPGELGPTIVSVGNYDGVHMAHRRVLGELVRRAQETKCASVVVTFDPHPTRILRPDVAPRLLTPVPVKLRLLEETGIDAVLLLPFTRDLSLMTPLEFAEQVLLRGLRAREVHEGFNFHFGHRAQGNVERLAEIGREFGFEVRIYPALTIRGEVVSSSRIRELLGAGEVSRARHLLGRVFNIFSTPGRGRGYGQKYTVPTINLSRYDEMIPRNGVYITRTAVNGETFDSVTNVGVRPTFGPDSFAIESHLLNFHPITLTAQTQVELCFLKRLRDEQKFPTVEALREQIGRDVGRAKKYFQLLGRR
- a CDS encoding MBL fold metallo-hydrolase, with translation MKALLTVLGSGTSMGVPTIGCRCAVCTSPDPRDRRTRPSILVEYGERRVLIDSTPDFRQQAIREGIRQLDAVLYTHAHADHILGLDDLRPLTFHSAGKIPLYAQPSAIPRIREMFSYIFSGDYKFGGIAQVELNTLDGPLELHGARFDPIAILHGDAEICGFRFGTAAYLTDFSEIPEKSLERLRGLDILFLDALRHKPHPTHSTVANSLQLIERLNPRRAFFTHISHDLGHEATNSALPPHVRLSHDGLKLEFEI
- a CDS encoding DUF1844 domain-containing protein: MADKREPEFTVTDRRRFTVEGETNAPPEPAPEIHPAEPTKSAAPEPRPGFPQQDEQQVPPPPSASERQAKHDAFKESSKKLDAQIQSELGGRRLQDFEVNFERFIASLYMSALMQLGLVHEQGGHAGVDLVGARQTIDTLGMLSEKTKGNLTAVEDNLMQNVLYELRMAYVEVTNAIARGPQAPGAPPPPGGINLK